One Tripterygium wilfordii isolate XIE 37 chromosome 10, ASM1340144v1, whole genome shotgun sequence DNA segment encodes these proteins:
- the LOC120007731 gene encoding uncharacterized protein LOC120007731, translated as MKMVLADIHIEAQLIETGNSLLNPPSSIVELLSLLDKAEHLLSNVDQAPSRATQDAMLPMMKALVSNDILRHSDMDVKVSVADCISEITRITAPDAPYDDDLMKECFQLSVAALENLSLVSGRCYTKAISILDTLARCRSCLVMLDLECDSLIIKMFQIFLKVIRSNHPYVVFMSMEAVMTVVIDESEEVSADLLNPLLASVRKENQSVSPMSWKLGEKVLVSCASKLQPYLKDAVQSIGIALDEYAPIVAAICENKTNTLDNDNGSGYVVHLEECRLVNGEGSIELPEKMLQEEHRLVNGEGSIEPPEVKEELSPDTASKSESENVPFKRGRKPNSFLNPEEGYDYSWIFKDKKTPKAPGCVKSRDKGSDHSTSKTPVSENIDLTSRHDRGSNPKGYTSKVSEGNQGIDAASPIPEHSLPDKSRPKRGRPRKNKNLVNQAVDPNPSSVLKGENLGAEDEEKCSQSTDNSMKKKPEENSKLKNVAIVKKVEILSKPEKETAQLSISKAGDSSSVPKDVYRSFVDSVSDRNTTEASGSKSISKSGVKSSNKDGNQLEETSKSKLKRKRSMRKEVGSGTPYHGDQLVGRTIKVLWPMDKAFYKGVVDSYDPVKERHKVLYADGDIETLNLRKESWELVGDDVLPHEGRVTDLPKVDNPPDRLEKQKGKKRKMESGKQRSAERSGATAGTFAVKARKYSGKTNKAVQVDTSVEAETRTDNLKDDNKESTGKLSMETPGISLNNKKTILENLPLSKKS; from the exons ATGAAGATGGTTCTTGCGGACATTCACATTGAGGCGCAACTTATTGAGACTGGAAATAGCCTTCTCAACCCTCCTTCATCCATTGTTgagcttctctctcttcttgat AAAGCTGAACACTTGCTCTCAAATGTGGATCAAGCACCCTCGAGAGCAACACAAGATGCAATGCTACCGATGATGAAGGCGTTAGTTAGCAATGATATTTTAAGGCACTCAGACATGGATGTAAAGGTCTCAGTTGCAGATTGTATTAGTGAGATCACTAGAATAACTGCCCCCGATGCTCCCTATGATGATGACCTGATGAAG GAGTGCTTTCAGCTATCAGTGGCAGCCCTTGAAAACCTATCCCTTGTGTCGGGTCGCTGTTATACGAAAGCGATCTCAATTCTTGATACATTGGCAAGGTGCAGGTCATGCTTGGTAATGTTGGACCTGGAGTGTGATTCGTTGATCATCAAAATGTTCCAGATTTTTTTGAAAGTCATCAG GTCCAATCATCCGTATGTTGTTTTTATGTCTATGGAGGCCGTAATGACCGTGGTCATTGATGAAAGTGAAGAAGTCTCTGCGGATCTTCTCAATCCTCTTTTAGCTAgtgtaagaaaagaaaatcag AGTGTCTCTCCGATGTCATGGAAGCTTGGGGAGAAAGTTCTTGTCAGCTGTGCTTCTAAGCTACAACCATACCTTAAGGATGCAGTGCAGTCTATTGGCATTGCTTTGGATGAATATGCTCCTATTGTTGCTGCCATTTGTGAAAACAAAACTAATACTCTTGATAATGACAATGGAAGTGGGTATGTGGTACATCTG GAAGAATGTAGGCTGGTAAATGGGGAAGGTTCAATTGAGCTACCTGAG AAAATGCTCCAGGAGGAACACAGGCTGGTAAATGGGGAAGGTTCGATTGAGCCACCTGAG GTGAAAGAGGAACTCTCACCAGATACTGCGTCGAAAAGTGAGTCAGAGAATGTTCCATTTAAAAGGGGCCGGAAGCCTAATTCTTTTCTGAACCCTGAGGAAGGCTATGATTATTCGTGGATCTTTAAGGATAAAAAAACTCCAAAAGCACCAGGTTGTGTAAAGTCTCGTGATAAGGGAAGTGATCATTCAACTTCTAAAACCCCAGTCTCCGAGAACATAGATTTGACTTCAAGACATGATAGAGGGTCTAATCCTAAGGGATACACATCCAAAGTAAGTGAAGGCAATCAAGGCATAGATGCTGCTTCCCCAATCCCAGAACATAGCCTTCCTGATAAAAGTCGTCCCAAAAGAGGCCGGCCAAGGAAAAACAAGAATCTGGTGAATCAAGCGGTGGATCCTAATCCTTCATCCGTGTTGAAGGGAGAGAACTTGGGGGCTGAGGATGAGGAAAAATGTTCACAATCTACAGATAACAGTATGAAAAAGAAACCTGAAGAGAACAGTAAATTGAAGAATGTTGCCATAGTGAAGAAAGTTGAGATTCTAAGCAAACCTGAGAAAGAAACAGCACAGCTTTCAATTTCAAAGGCAGGGGACAGCTCATCAGTTCCAAAAGATGTTTATAGGAGTTTTGTTGATTCTGTTTCAGATAGAAATACTACTGAAGCATCTGGCAGTAAG AGCATATCTAAGTCTGGAGTCAAATCTTCCAATAAAGATGGAAATCAACTCGAGGAGACGTCTAAATCTAAACTCAAGAGGAAGCGTAGCATGAGGAAGGAAGTG GGTTCTGGAACTCCCTATCATGGGGACCAGCTGGTTGGTCGCACGATAAAGGTTTTGTGGCCAATGGACAAGGC GTTTTATAAAGGCGTAGTTGATTCCTATGACCCTGTGAAAGAAAGACATAAG GTGCTATATGCTGATGGAGACATAGAGACATTGAATCTTAGAAAGGAGAGCTGGGAATTGGTCGGAGATGATGTGTTGCCACATGAA GGGCGAGTGACTGATCTTCCAAAAGTAGATAATCCACCAGATAG ATTGGAAAagcaaaaaggaaagaaaaggaagatggAATCAGGAAAACAAAGAAGTGCCGAAAG gaGTGGAGCTACTGCTGGCACTTTCGCAGTCAAAGCTAGAAAATATAGTGGTAAAACTAATAAAGCTGTTCAAGTTGATACATCCGTGGAAGCGGAAACTCGGACAGATAACTTGAAAGATGATAATAAAGAATCAACAGGAAAATTGAGCATGGAAACTCCAGGGATCAGTCTCAACAACAAGAAGACCATATTAGAGAATCTGCCATTATCCAAAAAGTCCTAA
- the LOC120008035 gene encoding cinnamoyl-CoA reductase 1-like, translated as MPIDTSSLSGHGQTVCVTGAGGFIASWMVKLLLEKGYTVKGTVRNPDDPKNVHLRELEGANERLILCRADLLDYEMLKEAIAGCDGVFHTASPVTDDPEQMVEPAVNGTKNVIIAAAEAKVRRVVFTSSIGAVYMDPTRSADDVVDESCWSNLEFCQNTKNWYCYGKAVAEQAAWEVAKEKEVDLVVVNPVLVLGPVLQPTINASIMHILKYLNGSTKTYANAVQAYVHVRDVALAHILVFETPSASGRYLCSESVLHRGEVVEILAKFFPEYPIPNKCSDEKNPRKKPYKFSNQKLKDLGLEFTSVKQCLYETVISLQEKGHLPVPTQQEDSIKIQS; from the exons ATGCCGATTGACACCTCATCACTTTCCGGCCACGGACAGACCGTCTGCGTCACCGGCGCCGGTGGATTCATTGCTTCGTGGATGGTGAAACTACTTTTGGAGAAAGGATATACTGTTAAGGGAACTGTGAGAAATCCAG atgATCCGAAGAATGTTCATCTGAGAGAGCTTGAAGGAGCCAATGAGAGGCTAATTTTATGCAGAGCTGATCTCCTTGATTATGAGATGCTTAAAGAGGCCATTGCCGGATGCGACGGTGTATTCCACACTGCTTCCCCTGTCACTGACGATCCA gaGCAAATGGTGGAGCCGGCCGTGAACGGGACTAAGAATGTAATAATTGCAGCGGCGGAGGCTAAAGTGCGCCGTGTTGTATTCACGTCGTCAATTGGTGCGGTGTACATGGACCCTACTAGGAGTGCCGACGACGTAGTTGACGAGTCGTGCTGGAGTAATCTGGAATTCTGCCAGAACACTAAG AACTGGTATTGCTATGGGAAAGCTGTGGCAGAGCAAGCAGCATGGGAGGTGGCGAAGGAGAAAGAGGTTGACCTAGTGGTGGTGAACCCAGTGTTGGTGCTTGGACCAGTCTTACAACCCACTATCAATGCTAGCATTATGCACATCCTCAAGTACTTGAATGGCTCAACAAAAACCTATGCCAATGCTGTTCAGGCATATGTGCACGTCCGGGATGTGGCACTTGCTCATATTTTGGTCTTCGAGACGCCCTCTGCCTCCGGCCGATACCTCTGCTCCGAAAGTGTCCTCCACCGCGGAGAGGTGGTTGAAATTCTGGCCAAGTTCTTCCCGGAGTACCCCATCCCCAACAA GTGTTCTGATGAGAAGAACCCAAGAAAGAAACCCTACAAGTTCTCTAACCAAAAACTCAAGGACCTGGGTTTGGAGTTCACATCAGTGAAGCAATGCTTATATGAGACAGTGATAAGTCTGCAAGAGAAAGGTCATCTTCCAGTCCCAACACAGCAAGAAGATTCTATTAAAATTCAGTCCTAG
- the LOC120006838 gene encoding uncharacterized protein LOC120006838 → MAGSELEQQLMDAANRLVQPSTSIDELLSLLDRSGESLSKMDQSSGSIMIALLRLKNALVCDKLLRHSNMDVKVLVANCLMELMRITAPHAPYDDERLKEVFYLIVAAFDELSQMGNRYFAKAVSTLEVFAVSKVVMVMLDLECDELIVKLFQFFLTTIRPDYPKAVFFNMETIMTDAIMESNDISVELLNPFLDSVKKESQNVSPTSWMLGKNVIENCATKLEPYLVKAVESEGMSLDSYDHILGYKCQSITGNVRPSYDHGSQKPMGKSTDVLSPGSSPRRSMRKKPVLPKVVSCQSTKLQHSSRRRLENKIIEISPNEPTIPAENQVSSSKMVIVYGYEVKASSAPILKAIFAKYGDITSNCLYRSVSMRASLLEIVCGVVSRLQSTDIPLKVSELKVIQNEVRDLEAAKIEVSWLSQYLEKMTKVEKIAQMKTTLKSIKANSVLVIKSATKDLEEALMELVAVQKRMVHAEKCVSAMRLVTRKINDAIKEAENEQLICQKQMDVLL, encoded by the exons ATGGCGGGAAGCGAGCTTGAACAGCAATTGATGGATGCTGCGAATAGACTCGTTCAACCCTCAACCTCCATTGATGAACTTCTCTCCCTTCTTGAT AGGTCAGGGGAATCCTTGTCGAAGATGGATCAATCATCTGGGTCCATTATGATCGCACTATTGCGCCTGAAAAATGCACTGGTCTGTGATAAACTTTTACGACATTCCAATATGGATGTGAAGGTGTTAGTTGCTAATTGCCTCATGGAGCTTATGAGGATAACAGCACCCCATGCTCCTTATGATGATGAAAGATTGAAG GAAGTATTCTATCTGATTGTGGCAGCATTTGATGAGCTTTCTCAAATGGGCAACCGTTATTTTGCCAAGGCAGTTTCTACCCTGGAAGTCTTTGCAGTATCCAAGGTAGTTATGGTGATGCTGGACCTTGAGTGTGATGAATTGATCGTCAAACTATTCCAGTTTTTCTTGACCACTATTAG GCCAGACTACCCAAAGGCTGTATTTTTTAACATGGAGACAATAATGACTGATGCCATTATGGAAAGCAATGATATATCGGTGGAGCTTCTCAATCCTTTTTTGGATAGTGTTAAAAAAGAAAGCCAG AATGTTTCACCAACTTCTTGGATGTTGGGGAAGAATGTTATTGAAAACTGTGCTACGAAGCTTGAGCCTTATCTTGTGAAAGCAGTAGAGTCCGAGGGGATGTCATTAGACAGTTATGATCATATACTTGGATATAAATGCCAAAGTATAACTGGCAATGTGAGGCCTTCATATGACCACGGTTCTCAAAAACCTATG GGAAAATCAACTGACGTTCTGAGTCCAGGGTCCTCTCCCCGAAG GTCTATGCGGAAGAAACCTGTGTTGCCCAAGGTGGTATCATGCCAATCAACAAAATTGCAGCATTCTAGTAGGAGGAGACTGGAGAACAAAATCATTGAGATCTCACCTAATGAGCCGACAATTCCAGCTGAAAATCAAGTCAGCAGCAGTAAAATGgtgattgtctatgggtatgAAGTCAAGGCTAGCAGTGCACCAATACTAAAGGCCATTTTTGCCAAGTATGGAGATATTACTTCTAATTGCCTGTACAGGTCAGTGTCTATGAGGGCTTCGTTGCTCGAAATTGTTTGTGGTGTTGTCTCTAGACTACAAAGCACTGATATCCCTCTCAAAGTTTCTGAGCTTAAAGTCATTCAGAATGAAGTGAGAGATTTAGAAGCTGCCAAGATTGAGGTTTCATGGCTAAGCCAGTACTTGGAAAAGATGACTAAAGTCGAAAAGATTGCTCAGATGAAAACTACATTGAAGTCCATCAAGGCAAATAGTGTGCTTGTCATAAAATCGGCTACCAAGGATCTGGAAGAGGCGCTCATGGAGCTCGTGGCAGTTCAGAAACGAATGGTGCATGCCGAAAAATGTGTTAGTGCAATGAGGCTTGTGACACGGAAGATCAATGATGCCATTAAGGAGGCTGAGAATGAGCAGCTCATCTGCCAGAAGCAAATGGATGTCCTGCTGTAA